The proteins below are encoded in one region of Levilactobacillus namurensis:
- the gyrB gene encoding DNA topoisomerase (ATP-hydrolyzing) subunit B has product MAENEKETKEEEAREYDASQIQVLEGLEAVRKRPGMYIGTTSSQGLHHLVWEIVDNGIDEALAGFADVIHVTVEKDNSITVTDNGRGIPVDTQKKTGKPALETVFTILHAGGKFGGGGYKVSGGLHGVGASVVNALSVELDVEVTRDGKRYAMDFTRGHVKTPMHVIAEGLPEEDHGTKVHFLPDPDIFRETTTYDIKTLTTRIRELAFLNKGLRITIRDNRPDEPTEDDFHYEGGIRHYVDYLNENKTTLFEPPIYVEGMENGITVEVALQYTDDYHNNLLTFTNNIHTYEGGTHEEGFKRALTRVINDYARQNKLMKDNEPNLTGDDVREGLTAVVSVKHPDPQFEGQTKTKLGNSDARTAVDHTFADHFMRFLMEHPDIAHKIVDKGSVASKARVAARRAREVTRKKSGLEISNLPGKLADNTSKDPKISELFIVEGDSAGGSAKQGRSRLTQAILPIRGKILNVEKASMDRILANEEIRSLFTAMGTGFGDDFDVAKANYHKLIIMTDADVDGAHIRTLLLTLIYRYMRPLLDAGFVYIACPPLYRVRQGKYQRYIDSDDELKEVLGQLSPSPKPQIQRYKGLGEMDAEQLWDTTMNPDNRRLLRVDASDAINADQVFSMLMGDKVAPRREFIEDNATFADLDV; this is encoded by the coding sequence GTGGCTGAAAACGAAAAAGAAACCAAAGAAGAAGAAGCCCGCGAATATGACGCCAGCCAGATTCAGGTCCTAGAAGGTCTGGAAGCGGTCCGGAAGCGTCCCGGGATGTATATCGGGACTACCAGTTCGCAAGGCCTGCACCACCTGGTCTGGGAAATCGTGGATAACGGGATCGATGAAGCCTTAGCCGGATTCGCCGATGTGATTCACGTGACGGTCGAAAAGGATAACAGCATCACCGTGACGGATAACGGCCGGGGCATCCCCGTCGATACCCAGAAGAAGACGGGGAAACCCGCTTTGGAAACGGTCTTCACGATCCTGCACGCCGGCGGGAAATTCGGCGGTGGCGGGTATAAAGTCTCCGGTGGACTCCACGGGGTGGGGGCTTCCGTGGTGAACGCCCTGTCTGTCGAATTGGACGTTGAGGTCACCCGGGACGGGAAGCGCTACGCCATGGACTTCACCCGGGGCCACGTGAAGACCCCGATGCACGTGATTGCGGAGGGCTTGCCCGAAGAAGACCACGGCACCAAGGTCCACTTCTTGCCGGATCCGGACATCTTCCGGGAAACCACGACGTACGACATTAAGACGCTGACCACCCGGATCCGGGAACTGGCCTTCTTGAACAAGGGGCTACGGATTACGATTCGGGACAACCGGCCTGACGAACCTACCGAAGATGATTTTCACTATGAAGGTGGGATTCGCCACTACGTCGACTATTTGAACGAGAATAAAACCACGCTGTTTGAACCGCCAATCTACGTGGAAGGGATGGAAAACGGGATTACCGTGGAAGTGGCCCTGCAATATACGGACGACTACCACAACAACCTGTTGACCTTTACCAACAACATCCACACCTACGAAGGTGGGACCCACGAAGAAGGGTTCAAACGAGCGCTGACGCGGGTCATCAACGACTACGCGCGGCAAAACAAGCTGATGAAGGATAACGAGCCCAACCTGACCGGGGATGACGTCCGGGAAGGCTTAACGGCCGTGGTCTCCGTCAAGCACCCGGATCCTCAATTCGAAGGTCAAACCAAGACCAAGCTGGGGAACTCCGATGCCCGGACGGCCGTGGACCATACGTTCGCGGACCACTTCATGCGCTTCTTGATGGAACACCCCGACATTGCCCACAAGATCGTGGACAAGGGGAGTGTGGCTTCTAAAGCGCGGGTCGCTGCTCGGCGGGCCCGGGAAGTCACGCGGAAGAAGAGCGGGCTGGAAATCAGTAACCTGCCCGGGAAATTGGCGGATAACACCTCCAAGGACCCGAAAATCTCCGAACTGTTCATCGTCGAAGGGGACTCCGCCGGTGGGTCGGCTAAGCAAGGTCGTTCGCGGCTGACGCAGGCCATCCTACCGATTCGGGGGAAGATCTTGAACGTGGAGAAGGCTTCGATGGACCGGATCCTGGCGAACGAAGAAATTCGGTCGCTGTTTACGGCGATGGGCACGGGCTTTGGGGACGACTTTGACGTCGCCAAGGCCAACTACCACAAGCTGATCATCATGACCGATGCCGATGTCGACGGGGCCCACATTCGGACCCTGTTACTGACGCTGATCTACCGGTACATGCGCCCACTATTGGACGCGGGCTTCGTCTACATTGCGTGCCCACCTCTGTACCGGGTGCGTCAAGGGAAGTATCAACGCTACATCGATTCCGATGACGAACTGAAAGAAGTCTTGGGTCAATTATCACCTTCGCCGAAGCCGCAGATTCAACGGTACAAGGGGCTTGGTGAAATGGACGCGGAACAACTCTGGGACACGACCATGAACCCAGATAACCGGCGGCTCTTACGGGTTGATGCCAGCGATGCCATCAACGCGGACCAAGTCTTTAGCATGCTGATGGGCGATAAGGTCGCTCCCCGGCGTGAATTTATCGAGGATAATGCCACCTTCGCGGACCTGGACGTCTAA
- the gyrA gene encoding DNA gyrase subunit A, with protein sequence MADQDFENKRITDVDLTKTMRTSFLDYAMSVIVQRALPDVRDGLKPVHRRILYDMHELGITPDKPFRKSARVVGDVLGKYHPHGDTAVYESMVRMAQDFSYRYMLVDGHGNFGSVDGDGAAAMRYTEARLSKIALEMLRDINKDTIDYQDNYDGSEREPVVLPSRFPNLLVNGASGIAVGMATNIPPHNLTEVISALHILMNNPDATLADLMEALPGPDFPTGGIVMGKAAIRRAYETGKGTITLRAKVDIEEEKNGKQRIVATEIPYMVNKAKLIERIAELARDKRIEGITDVNDESDRTGMRIVIDVRRDASAEVILNNLYKMTLMQTSFGINMLAIVDGAPKVLGLKAILQYYLEFQMEVIRRRTAFELKKAEARAHILEGLRIALDHIDEIITIIRESQTADVAKNELITRFALSDKQSQAILDMRLVRLTGLEREKVEKEYKDLLASIEDYKEILASKDRQKGIIYEELLDIQNKFGDKRRTELMVGEVLSLEDEDLIAEEDVVVSLTHNGYIKRLPTTEFKAQNRGGKGIQGMGVHDDDFIEHLVATSTHDMLLFFTNTGKVYRMKGYEIPEYGRSAKGIPVINLLGINTDEHVQAVINVANPGQNADMDLFFTTVHGTVKRTPVDEFANIRSNGLKALNLKDGDELMNVAIIKDDANMIIGTHLGYAVSFAAQDVRSMGRSATGVRGIRLRENDYVIGASVLKPDSRVFVISEKGYGKQTAAAEYPIKGRGGKGIKTVNVSAKNGPLAGLTTVDGDEDIMLITNKGVMIRFSIADVSETGRATLGVHLIRLNDDAVVATMAKVAKEDDSGDEASDAETSADEATAPADSPASTTDTPDAPDNL encoded by the coding sequence TTGGCTGATCAAGATTTTGAAAACAAACGGATCACCGACGTGGACCTGACCAAGACCATGCGGACGTCCTTTCTGGACTACGCGATGAGCGTCATCGTCCAACGGGCGTTGCCAGACGTGCGGGATGGGTTGAAGCCCGTGCACCGGCGGATCTTATACGATATGCATGAATTGGGCATTACGCCCGACAAGCCATTCCGGAAGTCAGCCCGGGTGGTTGGGGATGTCTTAGGGAAGTACCATCCCCATGGTGACACGGCGGTCTACGAATCCATGGTTCGGATGGCCCAGGACTTCTCGTACCGCTACATGTTAGTGGATGGGCACGGGAACTTCGGGTCCGTCGATGGTGACGGGGCCGCGGCCATGCGGTATACCGAAGCACGGTTGAGTAAGATCGCGCTGGAAATGCTGCGGGACATCAACAAGGATACGATTGATTATCAAGATAACTACGATGGCAGTGAGCGCGAACCCGTGGTCTTACCCTCTCGGTTCCCCAACCTGTTAGTCAACGGGGCTTCGGGGATCGCCGTGGGGATGGCGACCAACATCCCGCCGCACAACTTGACGGAAGTCATCAGTGCGTTGCACATCTTGATGAACAACCCTGACGCGACGTTGGCGGACCTGATGGAAGCCTTACCGGGACCAGATTTCCCAACCGGGGGAATCGTCATGGGCAAGGCCGCCATTCGCCGGGCTTATGAGACCGGGAAGGGCACCATCACCTTACGGGCGAAGGTCGATATTGAAGAAGAAAAGAACGGAAAGCAACGCATCGTGGCCACGGAAATCCCGTACATGGTCAACAAGGCCAAGCTGATCGAACGCATCGCTGAATTGGCCCGGGATAAACGTATCGAAGGCATCACCGATGTCAACGATGAATCTGACCGGACCGGGATGCGGATCGTGATTGACGTTCGGCGGGATGCCAGTGCCGAAGTCATCTTGAACAACTTGTACAAGATGACCTTGATGCAGACCTCCTTTGGGATCAACATGTTAGCCATCGTTGATGGTGCGCCGAAAGTGCTGGGCTTAAAGGCCATCTTGCAGTACTACCTGGAATTCCAGATGGAAGTCATCCGGCGGCGGACGGCCTTCGAATTGAAGAAGGCGGAAGCCCGGGCCCACATCCTGGAAGGTTTACGGATTGCCCTGGACCACATTGACGAGATCATTACGATCATTCGTGAATCCCAGACGGCCGACGTGGCTAAGAATGAACTGATTACCCGCTTCGCGTTATCCGACAAACAATCGCAGGCTATCTTGGACATGCGGTTGGTTCGGTTGACCGGTCTGGAACGGGAAAAGGTTGAAAAAGAATACAAAGACCTGTTAGCGTCGATCGAAGACTACAAGGAAATCTTGGCGTCGAAGGACCGGCAAAAGGGCATCATTTACGAAGAATTGCTCGATATCCAAAACAAGTTCGGCGACAAGCGGCGGACGGAATTGATGGTCGGCGAAGTCTTGAGCCTTGAAGACGAAGACTTGATTGCCGAAGAAGACGTGGTGGTCTCCTTGACGCATAACGGCTACATCAAGCGACTGCCAACCACCGAATTTAAGGCCCAAAACCGGGGCGGTAAAGGGATTCAGGGGATGGGCGTGCACGATGACGACTTTATTGAACACTTAGTCGCCACCTCCACGCACGACATGCTCCTGTTCTTCACCAACACCGGGAAGGTCTACCGGATGAAGGGTTACGAGATTCCGGAATACGGACGGTCGGCCAAGGGGATTCCTGTGATTAATTTGCTGGGAATCAACACTGACGAACACGTCCAAGCGGTGATCAACGTAGCCAATCCGGGCCAAAACGCCGATATGGACCTATTCTTCACCACGGTTCACGGAACGGTCAAGCGGACGCCAGTAGACGAGTTCGCCAACATCCGGAGCAACGGGCTGAAGGCGCTGAACTTAAAGGACGGCGACGAGCTGATGAACGTGGCGATCATCAAGGATGATGCCAACATGATCATCGGGACCCACTTGGGGTACGCCGTTAGCTTTGCGGCGCAAGACGTTCGGTCCATGGGTCGTTCGGCGACCGGGGTCCGCGGAATCCGGTTGCGGGAGAACGACTACGTCATCGGTGCCAGCGTCTTGAAGCCGGACAGTCGGGTGTTTGTCATCTCCGAAAAGGGGTATGGGAAGCAAACGGCCGCCGCTGAATACCCAATCAAGGGTCGGGGCGGTAAAGGAATCAAGACCGTGAACGTGTCCGCCAAGAACGGACCGTTAGCGGGGCTGACTACTGTTGATGGTGATGAAGACATCATGTTGATCACCAACAAAGGGGTCATGATTCGCTTCAGCATTGCGGACGTGTCCGAGACCGGCCGGGCCACTTTAGGGGTCCACTTGATTCGGTTGAACGACGACGCCGTGGTCGCGACCATGGCGAAGGTGGCTAAGGAAGACGATTCGGGGGATGAAGCCAGTGACGCGGAGACTTCAGCAGATGAAGCCACGGCACCAGCTGATTCACCAGCATCGACGACCGATACACCAGACGCACCAGACAATCTTTAA